In the genome of Triticum urartu cultivar G1812 chromosome 5, Tu2.1, whole genome shotgun sequence, one region contains:
- the LOC125555996 gene encoding 11 kDa late embryogenesis abundant protein-like — MQGGKSSSAVGAAKEAVANVGASAWAGKEKTMAVVQETVNKAKAHDPAAKAEAEARKQERIHEAEAAKRDAMRHNAAAKEHATAASYHPTTGAGVDARDVEVEGAAAPRAGSSDDGYLPVSGAGHWVGEGGGHQLPARGTPGGHSA, encoded by the coding sequence ATGCAGGGCGGGAAGAGCTCGAGCGCGGTGGGCGCGGCCAAGGAGGCGGTGGCGAACGTGGGCGCGTCGGCGTGGGCGGGCAAGGAGAAGACCATGGCCGTGGTGCAGGAGACGGTGAACAAGGCCAAGGCGCACGACCCGGCGGCCAAGGCCGAGGCGGAGGCCAGGAAGCAGGAGCGGATCCACGAGGCGGAGGCCGCCAAGCGGGACGCCATGCGCCACAACGCCGCCGCCAAGGAGCACGCCACCGCCGCGTCCTACCACCCCACCACCGGCGCCGGAGTGGACGCCCGCGACGTCGAGGTGGAGGGCGCGGCCGCCCCGCGCGCGGGGAGCAGCGACGACGGCTACCTGCCGGTGTCGGGGGCGGGGCACTGGGTGGGCGAGGGCGGCGGTCACCAGCTGCCCGCGCGCGGCACGCCCGGCGGCCACTCTGCGTGA